A single Elephas maximus indicus isolate mEleMax1 chromosome 2, mEleMax1 primary haplotype, whole genome shotgun sequence DNA region contains:
- the CARTPT gene encoding cocaine- and amphetamine-regulated transcript protein — protein MESSRLRLLQLLAAALLLLPLLGAGAQEDTELQPRALDIYSAVEDPSHEKELIEALQEVLKKLKSKRIPIYEKKYGQVPMCDAGEQCAVRKGARIGKLCDCPRGTSCNSFLLKCL, from the exons ATGGAGAGCTCCCGCCTGCGGCTGCTGCAACTCCTGGCCGCCGCCCTGTTGCTGCTACCTCTGCTGGGCGCCGGTGCCCAGGAGGACACCGAGCTTCAGCCCAGAGCCCTGGACATCTACTCCGCTGTGGAGGACCCCTCCCATGAGAAGGAGCTG ATCGAAGCGCTGCAGGAAGTCCTGAAGAAGCTCAAGAGTAAACGCATTCCCATCTATGAGAAGAAGTACGGTCAAGTCCCCATG TGTGACGCCGGCGAGCAGTGCGCTGTGCGGAAAGGAGCGAGAATCGGGAAGCTGTGCGACTGTCCCCGAGGGACCTCCTGCAATTCGTTCCTCCTGAAGTGCTTATGA